A single Panthera uncia isolate 11264 chromosome E2 unlocalized genomic scaffold, Puncia_PCG_1.0 HiC_scaffold_19, whole genome shotgun sequence DNA region contains:
- the ADGRG3 gene encoding adhesion G protein-coupled receptor G3 isoform X2: MVTPGALRVLFLLLLLLWASDMENSEILEQPRNVCLGLINEGNYESFHLENTAGCFTKCRQSGNEPCDLKNLQRYWLKYEFHLVENQMGIVNTSFLKAVVQSVSTNISEDLFFSLTPSQVPRPVTEEEHEPPDRVRLPRSLFESLQDSSSVVRLAITLLDIGPGNLFKGPELSLEDSSSVLNNRVVGLSLGNISVSRLAEPLEITFSHQRPPSNMTFSCVFWDVTKGCSTELSAKRTVCRCDHLTFFALLLRPILDRATVQALIRISQAGCGASMIFLAFTVVLYAALSPQQPHSLRLRASRECERCHPCPQPSPRLGHSPHPQQAEHDLPAGCAAGPCEPGLERQKESSPTLEGGPWRLRFYRQRFKSEDAPKVHVALSISLFLLNLAFFINVGHGRERSDATCWARGAIFHYFLLCTFTWMGLEAFHLYLLVIKVFNTYFGHYFLKLSLVGWGLPALIVIGTGSANSYGHYAIRDKKNMATLELCWFREKTAVSALYVTVHGYFLITCLFSAVVLGLVAWKIFTLSTATAGKEQGPNWKGVLTVLGLSSLVGVTWWLAILTPLGRSTIYVFALFNSLQGVFIFCWFAVLYFPSRTAVSSSSGTARIDQVHTASQE; encoded by the exons ATGGTGACACCCGGGGCCCTGAGGGTCCTGTTTCTCCTGCTCctcctgctctgggcctcag ATATGGAAAATTCTGAGATCCTGGAGCAACCGAGAAACGTCTGCCTGGGGCTCATCAATGAGGGCAACTATGAGTCCTTCCACCTGGAGAACACAGCTGGCTGCTTCACAAAATGCAGGCAGTCAGGGAATGAACCCTGCGACCTGAAAAACTTACAGAG ATACTGGCTGAAATACGAGTTCCATCTGGTGGAGAATCAGATGGGGATAGTGAATACGTCTTTTTTGAAGGCTGTTGTCCAGAGTGTCAGCACCAACATCTCAGAAGACCTGTTCTTCTCTCTGACGCCTTCCCAG GTTCCAAGGCCAGTGACAGAGGAGGAGCATGAGCCCCCCGACAGAGTCCGGCTGCCCCGGAGTCTCTTTGAATCCCTGCAGGACAGCAGTTCGGTGGTCCGGCTGGCCATCACGCTCCTGGACATCGGTCCAGGGAATCTCTTTAAG GGCCCCGAGCTCAGCCTGGAGGACAGCAGCAGCGTGTTGAACAACCGCGTGGTGGGCTTGAGTTTGGGCAATATATCTGTCAGCAGGCTGGCTGAGCCTTTGGAGATCACCTTCTCCCACCAGCGCCCACCCTCT AACATGACCTTCAGCTGTGTATTCTGGGATGTGACTAAAG GCTGCTCCACAGAGCTCAGCGCCAAGAGGACTGTCTGTCGCTGTGACCACCTGACCTTCTTCGCTTTGCTGCTG AGGCCGATCTTGGACCGGGCCACGGTGCAGGCCCTCATTCGCATTTCCCAGGCTGGCTGTGGAGCCTCGATGATCTTCCTGGCCTTCACTGTTGTCCTGTATGCTGCCCTGAG cccccagcagccccacTCCCTCCGTCTCAGAGCAAGCCGTGAGTGTGAGCGGTGCCACCCCTGTCCCCAACCAAGCCCCCGCCTGGGACACAGCCCCCATCCCCAACAAGCTGAGCATGACCTGCCAGCTGGCTGCGCCGCTGGACCCTGTGAGCCCGGCTTGGAGCGCCAGAAGGAATCGTCACCAACTCTCGAGGGTGGGCCCTGGCGTCTCAG GTTCTACCGACAGCGGTTCAAGTCAGAAGATGCCCCCAAGGTCCATGTGGCCCTGAGCATTAGCTTGTTTCTCCTGAATCTAGCCTTCTTCATCAATGTGGGGCATGGCCGTGAGCGGTCAGATGCCACCTGCTGGGCCCGGGGGGCCATCTTCCACTATTTCCTACTCTGTACCTTTACCTGGATGGGCCTGGAAGCCTTCCACCTCTACCTGCTCGTCATCAAGGTCTTCAACACCTACTTTGGGCACTATTTCCTGAAGCTGAGCCTCGTGGGCTGGG GCCTGCCTGCCCTAATCGTCATTGGCACTGGGAGCGCCAACAGCTATGGCCACTATGCCATCCGCGACAAGAAGAACATGGCCACGCTGGAGCT GTGCTGGTTCCGTGAGAAGACCGCTGTCTCTGCCCTCTACGTCACCGTCCATGGCTACTTCCTTATCACCTGCCTCTTCAGCGCTGTGGTCCTGGGCCTGGTGGCCTGGAAGATCTTCACTCTGTCGACTGCCACAGCAGGCAAGGAGCAGGGACCGAACTGGAAGGGAGTGCTCACCGTGCTGGGCCTCTCGAGCCTGGTGGGTGTGACCTGGTGGCTGGCCATCCTCACGCCCCTGGGCCGATCCACCATCTATGTCTTCGCGCTGTTCAACTCCCTGCAAG GTGTCTTCATCTTCTGCTGGTTCGCTGTGCTCTACTTCCCCAGCCGGACTGCCGTGTCCTCCTCTTCTGGCACCGCCAGAATTGACCAGGTCCACACCGCGTCTCAAGAATAG
- the ADGRG3 gene encoding adhesion G protein-coupled receptor G3 isoform X1, whose product MVTPGALRVLFLLLLLLWASDMENSEILEQPRNVCLGLINEGNYESFHLENTAGCFTKCRQSGNEPCDLKNLQRYWLKYEFHLVENQMGIVNTSFLKAVVQSVSTNISEDLFFSLTPSQVPRPVTEEEHEPPDRVRLPRSLFESLQDSSSVVRLAITLLDIGPGNLFKGPELSLEDSSSVLNNRVVGLSLGNISVSRLAEPLEITFSHQRPPSNMTFSCVFWDVTKGSTGDWSSTGCSTELSAKRTVCRCDHLTFFALLLRPILDRATVQALIRISQAGCGASMIFLAFTVVLYAALSPQQPHSLRLRASRECERCHPCPQPSPRLGHSPHPQQAEHDLPAGCAAGPCEPGLERQKESSPTLEGGPWRLRFYRQRFKSEDAPKVHVALSISLFLLNLAFFINVGHGRERSDATCWARGAIFHYFLLCTFTWMGLEAFHLYLLVIKVFNTYFGHYFLKLSLVGWGLPALIVIGTGSANSYGHYAIRDKKNMATLELCWFREKTAVSALYVTVHGYFLITCLFSAVVLGLVAWKIFTLSTATAGKEQGPNWKGVLTVLGLSSLVGVTWWLAILTPLGRSTIYVFALFNSLQGVFIFCWFAVLYFPSRTAVSSSSGTARIDQVHTASQE is encoded by the exons ATGGTGACACCCGGGGCCCTGAGGGTCCTGTTTCTCCTGCTCctcctgctctgggcctcag ATATGGAAAATTCTGAGATCCTGGAGCAACCGAGAAACGTCTGCCTGGGGCTCATCAATGAGGGCAACTATGAGTCCTTCCACCTGGAGAACACAGCTGGCTGCTTCACAAAATGCAGGCAGTCAGGGAATGAACCCTGCGACCTGAAAAACTTACAGAG ATACTGGCTGAAATACGAGTTCCATCTGGTGGAGAATCAGATGGGGATAGTGAATACGTCTTTTTTGAAGGCTGTTGTCCAGAGTGTCAGCACCAACATCTCAGAAGACCTGTTCTTCTCTCTGACGCCTTCCCAG GTTCCAAGGCCAGTGACAGAGGAGGAGCATGAGCCCCCCGACAGAGTCCGGCTGCCCCGGAGTCTCTTTGAATCCCTGCAGGACAGCAGTTCGGTGGTCCGGCTGGCCATCACGCTCCTGGACATCGGTCCAGGGAATCTCTTTAAG GGCCCCGAGCTCAGCCTGGAGGACAGCAGCAGCGTGTTGAACAACCGCGTGGTGGGCTTGAGTTTGGGCAATATATCTGTCAGCAGGCTGGCTGAGCCTTTGGAGATCACCTTCTCCCACCAGCGCCCACCCTCT AACATGACCTTCAGCTGTGTATTCTGGGATGTGACTAAAG ggTCAACAGGAGACTGGTCTTCCACAGGCTGCTCCACAGAGCTCAGCGCCAAGAGGACTGTCTGTCGCTGTGACCACCTGACCTTCTTCGCTTTGCTGCTG AGGCCGATCTTGGACCGGGCCACGGTGCAGGCCCTCATTCGCATTTCCCAGGCTGGCTGTGGAGCCTCGATGATCTTCCTGGCCTTCACTGTTGTCCTGTATGCTGCCCTGAG cccccagcagccccacTCCCTCCGTCTCAGAGCAAGCCGTGAGTGTGAGCGGTGCCACCCCTGTCCCCAACCAAGCCCCCGCCTGGGACACAGCCCCCATCCCCAACAAGCTGAGCATGACCTGCCAGCTGGCTGCGCCGCTGGACCCTGTGAGCCCGGCTTGGAGCGCCAGAAGGAATCGTCACCAACTCTCGAGGGTGGGCCCTGGCGTCTCAG GTTCTACCGACAGCGGTTCAAGTCAGAAGATGCCCCCAAGGTCCATGTGGCCCTGAGCATTAGCTTGTTTCTCCTGAATCTAGCCTTCTTCATCAATGTGGGGCATGGCCGTGAGCGGTCAGATGCCACCTGCTGGGCCCGGGGGGCCATCTTCCACTATTTCCTACTCTGTACCTTTACCTGGATGGGCCTGGAAGCCTTCCACCTCTACCTGCTCGTCATCAAGGTCTTCAACACCTACTTTGGGCACTATTTCCTGAAGCTGAGCCTCGTGGGCTGGG GCCTGCCTGCCCTAATCGTCATTGGCACTGGGAGCGCCAACAGCTATGGCCACTATGCCATCCGCGACAAGAAGAACATGGCCACGCTGGAGCT GTGCTGGTTCCGTGAGAAGACCGCTGTCTCTGCCCTCTACGTCACCGTCCATGGCTACTTCCTTATCACCTGCCTCTTCAGCGCTGTGGTCCTGGGCCTGGTGGCCTGGAAGATCTTCACTCTGTCGACTGCCACAGCAGGCAAGGAGCAGGGACCGAACTGGAAGGGAGTGCTCACCGTGCTGGGCCTCTCGAGCCTGGTGGGTGTGACCTGGTGGCTGGCCATCCTCACGCCCCTGGGCCGATCCACCATCTATGTCTTCGCGCTGTTCAACTCCCTGCAAG GTGTCTTCATCTTCTGCTGGTTCGCTGTGCTCTACTTCCCCAGCCGGACTGCCGTGTCCTCCTCTTCTGGCACCGCCAGAATTGACCAGGTCCACACCGCGTCTCAAGAATAG
- the ADGRG3 gene encoding adhesion G protein-coupled receptor G3 isoform X3 — MVTPGALRVLFLLLLLLWASDMENSEILEQPRNVCLGLINEGNYESFHLENTAGCFTKCRQSGNEPCDLKNLQRYWLKYEFHLVENQMGIVNTSFLKAVVQSVSTNISEDLFFSLTPSQVPRPVTEEEHEPPDRVRLPRSLFESLQDSSSVVRLAITLLDIGPGNLFKGPELSLEDSSSVLNNRVVGLSLGNISVSRLAEPLEITFSHQRPPSNMTFSCVFWDVTKGSTGDWSSTGCSTELSAKRTVCRCDHLTFFALLLRPILDRATVQALIRISQAGCGASMIFLAFTVVLYAALRFYRQRFKSEDAPKVHVALSISLFLLNLAFFINVGHGRERSDATCWARGAIFHYFLLCTFTWMGLEAFHLYLLVIKVFNTYFGHYFLKLSLVGWGLPALIVIGTGSANSYGHYAIRDKKNMATLELCWFREKTAVSALYVTVHGYFLITCLFSAVVLGLVAWKIFTLSTATAGKEQGPNWKGVLTVLGLSSLVGVTWWLAILTPLGRSTIYVFALFNSLQGVFIFCWFAVLYFPSRTAVSSSSGTARIDQVHTASQE, encoded by the exons ATGGTGACACCCGGGGCCCTGAGGGTCCTGTTTCTCCTGCTCctcctgctctgggcctcag ATATGGAAAATTCTGAGATCCTGGAGCAACCGAGAAACGTCTGCCTGGGGCTCATCAATGAGGGCAACTATGAGTCCTTCCACCTGGAGAACACAGCTGGCTGCTTCACAAAATGCAGGCAGTCAGGGAATGAACCCTGCGACCTGAAAAACTTACAGAG ATACTGGCTGAAATACGAGTTCCATCTGGTGGAGAATCAGATGGGGATAGTGAATACGTCTTTTTTGAAGGCTGTTGTCCAGAGTGTCAGCACCAACATCTCAGAAGACCTGTTCTTCTCTCTGACGCCTTCCCAG GTTCCAAGGCCAGTGACAGAGGAGGAGCATGAGCCCCCCGACAGAGTCCGGCTGCCCCGGAGTCTCTTTGAATCCCTGCAGGACAGCAGTTCGGTGGTCCGGCTGGCCATCACGCTCCTGGACATCGGTCCAGGGAATCTCTTTAAG GGCCCCGAGCTCAGCCTGGAGGACAGCAGCAGCGTGTTGAACAACCGCGTGGTGGGCTTGAGTTTGGGCAATATATCTGTCAGCAGGCTGGCTGAGCCTTTGGAGATCACCTTCTCCCACCAGCGCCCACCCTCT AACATGACCTTCAGCTGTGTATTCTGGGATGTGACTAAAG ggTCAACAGGAGACTGGTCTTCCACAGGCTGCTCCACAGAGCTCAGCGCCAAGAGGACTGTCTGTCGCTGTGACCACCTGACCTTCTTCGCTTTGCTGCTG AGGCCGATCTTGGACCGGGCCACGGTGCAGGCCCTCATTCGCATTTCCCAGGCTGGCTGTGGAGCCTCGATGATCTTCCTGGCCTTCACTGTTGTCCTGTATGCTGCCCTGAG GTTCTACCGACAGCGGTTCAAGTCAGAAGATGCCCCCAAGGTCCATGTGGCCCTGAGCATTAGCTTGTTTCTCCTGAATCTAGCCTTCTTCATCAATGTGGGGCATGGCCGTGAGCGGTCAGATGCCACCTGCTGGGCCCGGGGGGCCATCTTCCACTATTTCCTACTCTGTACCTTTACCTGGATGGGCCTGGAAGCCTTCCACCTCTACCTGCTCGTCATCAAGGTCTTCAACACCTACTTTGGGCACTATTTCCTGAAGCTGAGCCTCGTGGGCTGGG GCCTGCCTGCCCTAATCGTCATTGGCACTGGGAGCGCCAACAGCTATGGCCACTATGCCATCCGCGACAAGAAGAACATGGCCACGCTGGAGCT GTGCTGGTTCCGTGAGAAGACCGCTGTCTCTGCCCTCTACGTCACCGTCCATGGCTACTTCCTTATCACCTGCCTCTTCAGCGCTGTGGTCCTGGGCCTGGTGGCCTGGAAGATCTTCACTCTGTCGACTGCCACAGCAGGCAAGGAGCAGGGACCGAACTGGAAGGGAGTGCTCACCGTGCTGGGCCTCTCGAGCCTGGTGGGTGTGACCTGGTGGCTGGCCATCCTCACGCCCCTGGGCCGATCCACCATCTATGTCTTCGCGCTGTTCAACTCCCTGCAAG GTGTCTTCATCTTCTGCTGGTTCGCTGTGCTCTACTTCCCCAGCCGGACTGCCGTGTCCTCCTCTTCTGGCACCGCCAGAATTGACCAGGTCCACACCGCGTCTCAAGAATAG